The Streptococcus oralis region GCTCAATAAGTCTATATACAAAACTCTTTCCTCGCTCATCTTGAATATTAAAGTAGTAACGAATGCTCTTCAGTTTCCCATTATAGACATTGTCAATAAATTGGTCGAACTTCAATGTATAATTTCTTTCAGAATCAACATTGCCAAAAGATTGGTCCAACTTCAAGGTATTACCTGCTTTAAAAAGGGAAATACTATCCTTGTCGTTATCCTTTGCTGCTCCTTCTAGCTTACCAGTTTCTTCAGCCATGAGGCTAACTGGAGTTTTATCTGGAAAGAGGCCGATTCCTGCTGATAGGGTTAATTTGCCATTTGTCCACTTGATAAAGTTTTGTCGGAGACAAATAGTAAACTCAATAATATCCTGCCAAGAACCGATAGCAAATACATCATCTCCACCGGCATAAATGATCGATAGTTTTTTCTCCTTCGCAAACTGGTTGATATAGACCTTAAAGAAGAGACTCATACTTCTAGAGAAGGTTGCCGAGCGTGCCAGAGTATTATATTTGCCACCATCTTGATAGGAGAATCCAGCCATAAAGGCTGCTCCAAGATCATCCACATCTAGTCGAACAACTGCTAATCGCTTAATCCCTTGTCCAGTTTCACTATCCTGAGATAATTTGGCGTACTCGTAAATCTCATCATACTTGTAATCTCCGACAAAGACATGGGTTGCTTTTAGGATATCTGTACTATAGCTATTCTTTACATAAATACGGTCCCACTCTTCATTGGCAAGGTCGGCTTTTGAAATACCACTAATATAGGCTCCCGGACCTATCGGCAGGCCTTTTTCTTTTGTCACAATATAGTAGTTTTCTTGTATTTCCTTGGCAAAGCGATACATCCCTGCACAGATATGGCAGACCTCTTGATCTTTATACTTGGTAAGCTTTTCGACTGAGTGACAAATTGCACATTCTTTCTGGGAGCTTTTTCCTCCTTGGTTGAGTTCAAGCAGAGTTTTGGCATCGTAACGAGAAATTTTCTTTTGGGAAATCATCCGACTAGTTGTTTGATAGACTTTTCGATAGTCGGCCAGTGTCGTTGTCATATCATTGGAAGAAAACGGACTCCAACCAAATGCTACGTACAAACCTGTCTGGAAATGCTTGACCAAAAACTCATTGAATTCTGCTTCAAAGTGAGCCAAGCTCTCTCTAGTTTTTTCGGTGTTTGGAAGGATAAAGTAGGCGTGCCCTCCACCAACGTAGAGAAGATTAGCCCTCGTAAGCTCTAACTTCTCCAGTAAGTTGTCAGCGATATGTTCCCCCATAAAATCTAGATACAAGGAACGTGCTTTTAGTTGCTTGGCTGCTCCAGCCGTTGCGATATTGTAGATAAAGTCTTGAATCCCTGACAAGTCAAAACTTGCTAATAAAAAGGCCTTCTCGCTATAAAAAGCTTCTAAATCTTGCCCCAGTACCTTCTCATAGTCACGGCAATTCTTGTCTGCTAAATAGTCCTCTATAGCTAGGGCAAAGCCAGCTGTCAGACGACTGTAGGTTGCTAGAGAAATATCCGATAATTCCTTGGTTCTTGTCGAAACAGGCACATAGGAAAGAGTAGACTCAAGGAGATTCAAAAGGGTATATATCTCAGATTGGCTAAAGTCCAATCTCTCAAACTCTTTTTCTAAGGTCTCTACTATCAAGTCATAATCTGACTGGTCAGAAGGCTCACTCGATTCCTTAGCATAGTTTGGTTCCCCGTCAAGCTCTAATGGACGCACATCAAGATAACGCTTACTAGGGCTATCTGAAAATACATTGAAGATATCCGATTGTTTGCTTAGGAAATCTTCTTTACCTCCATGAGTGTCTGCTGCTCCTTTTAGACCTGAAGCAATCTTTGCAGCAGCTGACGTGATATAGACCAAACTATCAGGAGCTAAGTCCTTCGGCAAATCACTAGAAGTCGCCTTGGCTATCTGCTGGGCTATCTTTTCATTATCCGAAAAGCGTCTAAACCATTCGGACCCAATGGTACCCAGGTCTTTCTCATCACACCTGGAACCTTGAATCACCTTGCCGATAGCGTGCAAAAGCGATCCATAAACTAAATCAATCTTTTCTTTCTTCAAGTTCTAAACCTCCCATCCCTAAGCTAGTTTTCATACCGAGACCTGAGTACTCCCCAAATTTTAGAAGCATATTAGCATAAGCTTTCAAGGTATTTGGACCTGTAATCTTAAAGGTCAATTTCCCCCTGAAACCAGGTATTTTTTTGCCATGGACTTTAAAATAGCTGGATTCCAATCGATAGCTGGTAACCCTACTATGCTTGACCAAGTAGTCCAGGGTTTCCTCTTCAATGTCCTGACGATTCTCGACCAGACGTGCATACTTCATCATCAAACTCTGAAAGATGAGACGCATGGTCGGAAAGAGCACGTACTCTCCCTGAGAGCGAAATCCTGTTGGAGTTTGAAAATGTATAGTGTAGAGTGACCGATCTTGGTTTTCATTAAAAAACTCAAAGAGTTGCTCCGAACTGAGATCTTGCATGGACAGAGACTCTACCATGAGAGTTGGTAAATCATGAAGTTCTACTTTCTTGAGCTCCAATAGAACTGGCAAAATCTGCTTGACAGCCTCATCCGTCAGGAGATGAAGGGACCATAGGGTCTTGTCCTTTTGATGGATGATTTTTAGTGAGTAGGGGTTGGTCTCCTGCTCATGTAGCCAAGTCACATAGTCTGGTTCCAAGTTTTCCATAAGAAAACCTTGGAATTTTGTAGATAGGTCGCTCGGTGATTGGTCAATCCGCTTAAATAATAGTTCGATGCGTTTCATATGCCTCCTTTATTGATACAATTGCGCTTTTGGTTTCTCATGAGCGCTTTTTCTTTTACTTTTGGAATTCTTTTCCCTTATGAAACTGTCCCCTCGCGAGGTAGATAGGTAGCTATACGAAATTTTCTTTAATATTTCTGGCGATTTTCAATCGTTTCCGGCCCCTCTCGAGGTAGATAGGTAGCTATACAAAATGGAAATTAACGAAAAAATAAGTGCGGTTTATGTTTCCGGCCCCTCGCGAGGTTGATAGGTGGCCATACACGTTGGCTTAAACATACCGACGGTAAATGGTATTAGCTTCCGTCCCCTCTCGAGGTAGATAAGGTATCTATACGGATGGTGGTGGGAGGAGTCTGATGGCTCTTATCCATTTCCGGCCACTCTCGAGGTAGATAGGTTCTTATACTTTATTTTAGCTACCCTATAGATTCGATAGAAAAAATAGTTTCCGGCCCCTCTCGAGGTGGATAGGTTCTTATAAAAATTCGAAAATCATGATAATCCACATAATCTTTAGTTTCCGGCCCCTCGCGGGGCGAATAGATTGTTCTACACGAAATATGGCATTTACAGATACACATGTACTTGGTGCGTTTCCGGCCCCTCTTGAGGTAGATAGGTTCTTATACGGAACTATACGAAGTATTTGATTTGAAAGACGTGTTTCCGTCCCCTCTCGAGGTAGATAGGTTCTTATACAAAAAGAAATTTAACGAAAGGAATTGGGTTGAACAGTTTCCGGCCCCTCTCGAGGTGGATAGGTTCTTATACAGAATCGCTCACTTGCATCACCGTCAGATATTCTACGTTTCCGGCCCCTCGCGAGGTGGATAGGTTCTTATACGGGAAGTCTCAAATTGGAACTACTTCAACATCAACGTTTCCGGCCCCTCTCGAGGTAGATAGGTAGTTATAAAAGGAGTTGGAAGATGAATAAGCAGGAATTGATTGTTTCCGGCCCCTCGCAGGGTAAATAGGAGTCTATACTGCCATACCCACAAATGAAAATCGGATACGATTTCTTGTTTCCGGCCCCTCTCAAGGTAGATCGGTATCTATACAAAAACAGAAAAAATGGAGAAAGCAGCATGAACGAACAAGTTTCCGGCCCCTCGCGAGGGAGATAGGTGGATATACTTATGCTTAAATTTGTTCAAAGCATTGATTTTTCTGTTTCCAGCCCCTCTCGAGGGAGATAGGGGGCTATACGAATGACCGATTGAACAAGAACTTTGAGCGCTACCTGTTTCCGGCCCCTCGCGAGAAAGATAGGGAGATATACCGGCTCTATGCAAACTGGTTGGGTTAAATACTACGAGTTTCCGGCCCCTCTCGAGGTTGATAGGGAGCTATACAAAACCATACGTTGTAATCAAACCTTATGTTCCTGTTCCGTTTCCGGCCCCTCTCGGGGTAGATAGGGAGATATACACTGTGGAGCGGAAAGCTCTGATGTCGATATAGAATTGTTTCCGGCCCCTCGCGAGGTAGATAGGTAGCTATACACAAAGGAGATAGAGAGTGAACAAGGCTAAAGAGTTTCCGGCCTCTCTCGAGGTAGATAGGTTCTTATACGCAGTAGCAGCAGTAGAAGTTGTTGAAAACAACGTAGTTGCGTTTTCGCCCCCTCTCGAGGTAGATAGGGAGCTATAAAAATGGTACTGGTTCGATGAGAAAGGGTACATGGCGTTTCCGGCCCCTCGCGAGGTAGATAGGTATATTTAAACAGTTTCTGATTTTGTAACAGAAACTCGTGTGGTCGAGTTTCCGGCCCCTCCCGAGGTAGATAGGTATCTATACTGGTTAAGGCTGGAGATAAGATTGCTAAAGGTTCTGCTTAGTTTCCGGCCACTCTCGAGGTTGATATACACAATTTACAAATAACGCAATTGTTGCTGGCAACTTGTTTCCGGCCCCTCTCGAGGTAGATAGGTATCTATACGATGACCAACGTACAATCATGAACTTTATCCAGTTTCCGGCCCCTCTCGAGGTAGATAGGTATCTATACAAAATGGGTTGTTAACACTTCAAAACTTATACGTTAACGTTTCCGGCCCCTCTCGAGGTAGATAGGTATCTATACCCCATATCTTGTATGTAAACCTATAACAAGCACTAGATATAACCTATTGGAAACTACTATTAGTATACCATATTTTGTAAGAGTTTTCATCTCAAAAGAACAAACAATCCTCCTTTTCTATCTCGACTTCATCTGTGTTTAAGCGCAAGGTTTCTTCTCGATTTCCAACGTAAACAATGATATTGTCTAACTGGTCAGCATCATAGAATGCTTGTAACTCACTCAGCAAGCTACGATAGTTGGACTTTTCTAGGTCAATCTCAAAGCAGGATCGTTGGACTCGGATACCAAATCCCTCTAGTAACTTTGCGAGTTTCAGACGCCTCTTATTACTAACAATGTCATATATGATAATACAAAAGAAAGACTTTTTCTTAGCAAACTCCTTCTCTTCTGCTGAAAGATTAAAATAAAGTCCCATGATTATTCTCCTGTATAGCCTGTAACATAAAGTTCGGGTTTTAGACTCTCAAAAGCTCGAATCAATCCCTTAATTTGCATATCTGCCATATAGAAAAAAGTATAGCGTTTTTTGTCGACTTCGACATACTGATGGATTTCCAACATGCGCTCTCTCATGGCCTGGATAAAAATCCTTCTCCCCTCCCCAGTAAAATAATAGACATTGACATTTTTCTTAGCTAGAACCCTAAGTAACTGTGTAGTTACCTGTGCTTGACCAAAAATCAAAAGGTTCTCTACTAAGTGAATAGAAATTTCTTTAACAATCTGACCTTGACCATTTTTTACGATAATCTTATGATTGTTAAGACACAGGAAATGGTTAGACTTTTGAACAAATAAATCACTCATCTCATAGATACCTCCTAAATGTATAAAGGATACCATTTTATCATTAAAATTCCTTTTGTCAAGCCCAAATATAAATTTTTTTTAATACAAAAAACGAACCAGCTTAACTGATTCGTTTCATAACTGCTAACTCCTACTTCCGATACATTTTAAACTGGAGGAAGAGGTCGCTGTATTTTCCTGTCCATTTATGGTCAAATTTCTCATAAACTTCTAGGTGTTTCATGGTATCAGCGTCTGGATAGAAGGATTTGTCCTCACGAGTCTCCTCTGGGAGCATTTCCTTGGCTGGTAGGTTTGGTGTTGAGTAGCCCACATACTCCGCATTTTTCAGAGCATTTTCGGGTTTCAACATAAAATTGATAAAGGCATAGGCTGCATCTTGGTTTTTCACAGTTTTTGGAATGACCATGTTATCAAACCAGAGATTGCTGGCCTCAGTCGGAACGACATACTTGAGGTTAGGATTTTTCTCCAACATCTGCCTAGCTTCCCCAGAGAAAGTCACACCGATAGCAGCGTTGTTCTGAATCATGTAACCCTTCATCTCGTCCGCCACAATGGCCTTGATATTTGGAGTCAGTTTGTAGAGCTTATCCACTGTCTCTTCCAGCTGCTGAGGATCCTTGGAGTTGAGACTGTAACCGAGTGAGTTAAGCCCGAGTCCCAGCACCTCACGCGCCCCATCAAAGAGCATGATGGAATCCTTGTATTCTGGTTTCCAGAGGTCATCCCAATGCTCAGGTGCCTCCTCTACCATGGTTTCATTGTAAACAATTCCCAAGGTTCCCCAGAAGTACGGGATGGAGAATTTGTTGCCCGGGTCAAATGACTGGTTGAGGAACTCAGGTCCGATATTTTCGATTCCTTCAATTTTTGAATAATCAAGCGGAACTAAGAGGTCTTCGTCCTTCATCTTGTTGATCATGTATTCACTTGGGATGGCAATATCATAGGTCGTTCCACCCTGCTTGATTTTGGTATACATGGCTTCGTTAGAATCAAAGGTCTCATACTGTACTTGGATTCCTGTTTCTTCTGTAAATTTCTCCAAGAGGTCTGGATCGATATAGTCCCCCCAGTTGTAAATAACCAGTTTTTGACTGTCTCGGCTATTGATTTTACTGTCTAGATGAGTCGCAATTCCCCACAAGACAAGGATAATTGCTGCAATTCCTGCTAAAAATGAATAGAGTTTTTTCATGCTTGCTCCTCCTTCTCACGTGAAATAAAGTAATATCCAACCACTAGGATAATACTAAAGAGAAAGACAAGGGCAGACAGGGCATTGATTTCTAGCGAAATTCCCTTACGAGCACGAGAGTAGATCTCAACGGATAGGGTAGAAAAGCCATTTCCTGTTACAAAGAAGGTCACGGCAAAGTCATCCAGCGAATAGGTGAAGGCCATGAAATAACCTGCAATGATAGACGGTGTCAGGTACGGTAGCATGATTTCCTTAAACATCTGAAACTGGCTGGCACCCAAGTCATAGGCCGCATGAATCATGTCATCATTCATCTCCTTAAGACGAGGCAAGACCATCAAGACCACGATAGGGATGGAAAAGGCCACGTGACTAGATAGAACAGTCAAAAAGCCAAGTGAAAACTTAAGCTGGGTAAAGAGAATCAAGAAGCTGGCACCAATCATAACGTCAGGCGCAACCATGAGGATATTATTGAGTGATAAAAAGGCTTCTTGGTATTTCTTACGAGACTGGTAGATATAGATAGCACCGAAAGTCCCGATAATGGTCGCAATCAAGGCTGATAGAAAGGCCAAGAAAAATGTCTGGGTGAGGATCAACATGAGGCGACCATCACCAAACATGGTTTTAAAATGGCTCAGACTAAATCCTGTAAAGCTGTTCATATCATCCCCTGCGTTAAAGGCGTAACCAATCAGGTAAAAAATCGGCAAATAAAGGATGATAAAGACAAAGGCTAGGTAGAGATTGGCAAATTTTTTCATCGTTCTCTCCTTTCCTTGGTCACCCACATGGTGATGAACATGGTCAGGATGAGGATCACACCGATGGTAGAACCCATACCGTAGTTGTCATTGGTCAGGAAGTTCTGCTCAATAGCCGTTCCCAGCGTGATAACGCGGTTCCCACCAATCAAACGTGTCAGCATGAAGAGACTCAAGCTGGGGATAAAGACAGACTGAACCCCACTTCTCACTCCATTCATTGATAGAGGAAAGATAACATGACGGAACGTTTCCCACTTGGTCGCACCGAGGTCGTAGCTGGCATTGATGAGATTGTTATCCATGTCATCCAAGACATTGAAAATCGGTAAAATCATAAAGGGAAGCTCGATGTAGCTTGCGACAAAGATAAAGGAGAAATCGGTAAAGAGCAACTGTTGCGAACCGATTCCGATAAATTCCAAAAATTGATTAATAGAGCCATTTTGACCAAAAATCCCGATAAAGGCATAGGCCTTAAGGAGCAGATTGATCCAGGTTGGCAAGATAATCAGCATAAGCCAGAGTTGACGGTGCTTGAGACGAGTCAAAAAGAGGGCTGTTGGATAGCTGATGAGCAGTGTTACCAAGGTGACAATCCCTGCATAAAGCACAGAGTTGAAGCTCATTTTAAGATAGGTCAAGTTTTGTGACGCAAAGTAGGATTTATAGTTTTCTAAACTAAACTGCCCTTCAATGTTGAAAAAGGATTGACCGAAAATCAAGACTAAGGGTGCGAGGACAAAGAGGGCAATCCAAAGCATGTAGGGCACTACAAAGAGTTTAGAGGTTGTTTTCTTCATCTCTTTCCTCCTCGATCGCGTTAATCAAACCTGCTTCTTGCTCTTCGATTTCTACGTATTCTTCGATACGAGCATCGAACTCTTCTTCGGTTTCGTTGAGACGCATGATGTGGATATCTTCTGGTTCAAAGTCCAGACCGATTTCCTCGCCAACGATGGCCTTACGAGTCGAGTGAATCATCCATTCGTTTCCGAGTTCGTCATAGGCGATGATCTCATAGTGAACCCCACGGAAAAGCTGGGTATCAACTTTAACTTGGAGCTTGCCTTCTTCAGGAAGGGTAATGCGCAAGTCCTCTGGACGAATGACAATCTCGACAGGCTCATTTGGCTTCATCCCACCATCGACCGCTTCAAAGCGTTTGCCGTTAAACTCGACCAAGTAGTCCTCAATCATGGTTCCTGGCAAGATGTTGGACTCACCGATAAAGGTGGCAACAAAGTGGTTGATTGGCTCATCATAGATGTCCACTGGTGTTCCAGACTGGACAATCTCGCCATCATTCATAACGAAAATCCAGTCACTCATAGCAAGGGCTTCTTCCTGATCGTGGGTAACGAAAACAAAGGTAATACCCAATCGTTGTTGCAATTCACGCAATTCGTACTGCATGTCGGTTCGCAACTTCAGGTCAAGGGCTGACAGAGGTTCATCCAAGAGGACCACACGTGGTTGGTTGATAATCGCACGCGCAATCGCCACACGTTGACGTTGTCCTCCCGAAAGCTTACGAATGGAACGTTTCTCGAAACCTTCCAACTGTACCATTTTGAGAACTTCTAGCACACGTTTTTCGATTTCTTTCTTATCGACCTTACGCAAGCGGAGTGGAAAGGCAACATTTTCAAACACATTCATATGTGGAAACAAGGCATAGGATTGGAAGACTGTATGAACATCTCGTTTGTTGGTTGGGATATCGTTGATCCGCACCCCATCCAGTAAAATATCCCCTGTCGTCGCATCCAGTAAACCTGCAATGATATTTAGAATGGTTGATTTTCCTGAACCAGATGCGCCCAAAAGAGTGTAAAATTTCCCTTCTTCCAACTCAAAGTTGATGTCTTTGAGAACCTTGGTGTTGCTGTCTTCAAAAACTTTAGAGACGTTTTTGAATTC contains the following coding sequences:
- the cas10 gene encoding type III-A CRISPR-associated protein Cas10/Csm1; protein product: MKKEKIDLVYGSLLHAIGKVIQGSRCDEKDLGTIGSEWFRRFSDNEKIAQQIAKATSSDLPKDLAPDSLVYITSAAAKIASGLKGAADTHGGKEDFLSKQSDIFNVFSDSPSKRYLDVRPLELDGEPNYAKESSEPSDQSDYDLIVETLEKEFERLDFSQSEIYTLLNLLESTLSYVPVSTRTKELSDISLATYSRLTAGFALAIEDYLADKNCRDYEKVLGQDLEAFYSEKAFLLASFDLSGIQDFIYNIATAGAAKQLKARSLYLDFMGEHIADNLLEKLELTRANLLYVGGGHAYFILPNTEKTRESLAHFEAEFNEFLVKHFQTGLYVAFGWSPFSSNDMTTTLADYRKVYQTTSRMISQKKISRYDAKTLLELNQGGKSSQKECAICHSVEKLTKYKDQEVCHICAGMYRFAKEIQENYYIVTKEKGLPIGPGAYISGISKADLANEEWDRIYVKNSYSTDILKATHVFVGDYKYDEIYEYAKLSQDSETGQGIKRLAVVRLDVDDLGAAFMAGFSYQDGGKYNTLARSATFSRSMSLFFKVYINQFAKEKKLSIIYAGGDDVFAIGSWQDIIEFTICLRQNFIKWTNGKLTLSAGIGLFPDKTPVSLMAEETGKLEGAAKDNDKDSISLFKAGNTLKLDQSFGNVDSERNYTLKFDQFIDNVYNGKLKSIRYYFNIQDERGKSFVYRLIELLRNYDRMNIARLAYYLTRLEDQTSKDKKEEFKEFKDLFFSWYTGSDNERKEAEIALLLYIYEIRKDS
- the cas6 gene encoding CRISPR-associated endoribonuclease Cas6, translated to MKRIELLFKRIDQSPSDLSTKFQGFLMENLEPDYVTWLHEQETNPYSLKIIHQKDKTLWSLHLLTDEAVKQILPVLLELKKVELHDLPTLMVESLSMQDLSSEQLFEFFNENQDRSLYTIHFQTPTGFRSQGEYVLFPTMRLIFQSLMMKYARLVENRQDIEEETLDYLVKHSRVTSYRLESSYFKVHGKKIPGFRGKLTFKITGPNTLKAYANMLLKFGEYSGLGMKTSLGMGGLELEERKD
- the cas2 gene encoding CRISPR-associated endonuclease Cas2: MGLYFNLSAEEKEFAKKKSFFCIIIYDIVSNKRRLKLAKLLEGFGIRVQRSCFEIDLEKSNYRSLLSELQAFYDADQLDNIIVYVGNREETLRLNTDEVEIEKEDCLFF
- a CDS encoding CRISPR-associated endonuclease Cas1, with product MSDLFVQKSNHFLCLNNHKIIVKNGQGQIVKEISIHLVENLLIFGQAQVTTQLLRVLAKKNVNVYYFTGEGRRIFIQAMRERMLEIHQYVEVDKKRYTFFYMADMQIKGLIRAFESLKPELYVTGYTGE
- a CDS encoding ABC transporter substrate-binding protein; this encodes MKKLYSFLAGIAAIILVLWGIATHLDSKINSRDSQKLVIYNWGDYIDPDLLEKFTEETGIQVQYETFDSNEAMYTKIKQGGTTYDIAIPSEYMINKMKDEDLLVPLDYSKIEGIENIGPEFLNQSFDPGNKFSIPYFWGTLGIVYNETMVEEAPEHWDDLWKPEYKDSIMLFDGAREVLGLGLNSLGYSLNSKDPQQLEETVDKLYKLTPNIKAIVADEMKGYMIQNNAAIGVTFSGEARQMLEKNPNLKYVVPTEASNLWFDNMVIPKTVKNQDAAYAFINFMLKPENALKNAEYVGYSTPNLPAKEMLPEETREDKSFYPDADTMKHLEVYEKFDHKWTGKYSDLFLQFKMYRK
- a CDS encoding ABC transporter permease codes for the protein MKKFANLYLAFVFIILYLPIFYLIGYAFNAGDDMNSFTGFSLSHFKTMFGDGRLMLILTQTFFLAFLSALIATIIGTFGAIYIYQSRKKYQEAFLSLNNILMVAPDVMIGASFLILFTQLKFSLGFLTVLSSHVAFSIPIVVLMVLPRLKEMNDDMIHAAYDLGASQFQMFKEIMLPYLTPSIIAGYFMAFTYSLDDFAVTFFVTGNGFSTLSVEIYSRARKGISLEINALSALVFLFSIILVVGYYFISREKEEQA
- a CDS encoding ABC transporter permease; the protein is MKKTTSKLFVVPYMLWIALFVLAPLVLIFGQSFFNIEGQFSLENYKSYFASQNLTYLKMSFNSVLYAGIVTLVTLLISYPTALFLTRLKHRQLWLMLIILPTWINLLLKAYAFIGIFGQNGSINQFLEFIGIGSQQLLFTDFSFIFVASYIELPFMILPIFNVLDDMDNNLINASYDLGATKWETFRHVIFPLSMNGVRSGVQSVFIPSLSLFMLTRLIGGNRVITLGTAIEQNFLTNDNYGMGSTIGVILILTMFITMWVTKERRER
- a CDS encoding ABC transporter ATP-binding protein, whose translation is MKKPIIEFKNVSKVFEDSNTKVLKDINFELEEGKFYTLLGASGSGKSTILNIIAGLLDATTGDILLDGVRINDIPTNKRDVHTVFQSYALFPHMNVFENVAFPLRLRKVDKKEIEKRVLEVLKMVQLEGFEKRSIRKLSGGQRQRVAIARAIINQPRVVLLDEPLSALDLKLRTDMQYELRELQQRLGITFVFVTHDQEEALAMSDWIFVMNDGEIVQSGTPVDIYDEPINHFVATFIGESNILPGTMIEDYLVEFNGKRFEAVDGGMKPNEPVEIVIRPEDLRITLPEEGKLQVKVDTQLFRGVHYEIIAYDELGNEWMIHSTRKAIVGEEIGLDFEPEDIHIMRLNETEEEFDARIEEYVEIEEQEAGLINAIEEERDEENNL